One segment of Toxotes jaculatrix isolate fToxJac2 chromosome 8, fToxJac2.pri, whole genome shotgun sequence DNA contains the following:
- the fzd1 gene encoding frizzled-1, whose product MAYNRLLRAVLTLSFFILFLNVGIFRVNGQYGGGDRGMSIPEHGFCQPISIPLCTDIAYNETIMPNLLGHTNQEDAGLEVHQFYPLVKVQCSPDLKFFLCSMYAPVCTVLEQALPPCRSLCERARQGCEALMNKFGFQWPDSLACESFPVHGAGELCVGQNMSDRTESESPGPYPTERIPEGPDNSQFRCPASLRVPPYLNYRFLGQENCGAPCEPKRSHGIMYFSEEELKFARIWIGIWSVLCCASTLFTVLTYLVDMKRFSYPERPIVFLSGCYTMVSIAYIAGFLLEDKVVCNDRFDNDIRTVVQGTKKEGCTILFMMLYFFSMASSIWWVILALTWFLAAGMKWGHEAIEANSQYFHLAAWAVPAIKTITILAVGQVDGDVLSGVCFVGINSVDALRGFVLAPLFVYLFIGTSFLLAGFVSLFRIRTIMKHDGTKTEKLEKLMVRIGIFSVLYTVPATIVIACYFYEQAFREQWERTWISQTCKTYAVPCPVQNHPNMSPDFTVFMIKYLMTLIVGITSGFWIWSGKTLNSWRRFYTRLANSKQGETTV is encoded by the coding sequence ATGGCTTACAACAGGCTCCTTCGTGCGGTTTTGACTTTGTCGTTTTTTATTCTGTTCCTAAACGTGGGGATTTTTCGAGTAAACGGGCAGTACGGCGGCGGTGACCGAGGAATGTCTATACCGGAGCACGGATTTTGCCAGCCGATTTCCATTCCGCTGTGTACGGACATCGCGTACAACGAGACCATCATGCCAAACCTACTGGGTCACACCAACCAGGAGGACGCGGGACTGGAGGTCCACCAGTTCTACCCGCTGGTGAAAGTCCAGTGCTCCCCGGATTTAAAGTTCTTCCTCTGCTCCATGTATGCGCCCGTGTGCACGGTGCTCGAGCAAGCGCTGCCGCCGTGCCGCTCTCTGTGCGAGCGCGCGCGGCAGGGCTGCGAGGCGCTCATGAACAAGTTCGGCTTCCAGTGGCCCGACAGCCTCGCGTGCGAGTCCTTCCCGGTGCACGGCGCTGGAGAGCTGTGCGTCGGCCAAAACATGTCGGACCGCACCGAGTCTGAGAGCCCCGGTCCGTACCCCACGGAGCGCATACCTGAGGGCCCAGATAACAGTCAGTTCAGGTGTCCGGCCTCGCTCAGGGTGCCTCCCTATCTGAACTACCGCTTTCTCGGGCAGGAGAACTGCGGCGCTCCCTGCGAGCCAAAGAGATCCCACGGGATAATGTACTTCAGCGAGGAGGAGCTCAAATTTGCGCGGATATGGATCGGCATCTGGTCGGTGTTGTGCTGTGCTTCCACTTTATTTACCGTGCTGACCTACCTGGTGGACATGAAGCGCTTCAGCTACCCAGAGCGACCAATCGTCTTCCTCTCTGGCTGCTACACTATGGTGTCCATCGCCTACATCGCTGGATTTTTACTGGAGGACAAGGTGGTTTGCAATGACAGATTTGATAATGATATAAGGACTGTGGTGCAGGGCACTAAAAAGGAGGGCTGCACCATCCTCTTCATGATGCTCTACTTCTTCAGCATGGCCAGCTCAATCTGGTGGGTCATCCTGGCTCTCACCTGGTTCCTGGCAGCGGGGATGAAATGGGGCCACGAGGCCATTGAGGCCAACTCTCAGTACTTCCACCTGGCAGCCTGGGCTGTCCCTGCCATCAAGACTATTACCATCCTGGCTGTTGGGCAGGTGGATGGAGATGTGTTGAGTGGGGTTTGCTTTGTGGGCATCAACAGCGTGGATGCCCTGCGGGGCTTCGTCCTGGCACCGCTGTTTGTCTACCTTTTCATCGGAACCTCTTTCCTCTTGGCCGGGTTCGTGTCTCTGTTCCGCATCCGGACCATCATGAAGCATGACGGCACCAAGACGGAGAAGCTGGAGAAGCTGATGGTCCGGATAGGGATCTTCAGCGTGCTGTACACCGTGCCGGCCACCATCGTCATTGCCTGCTATTTCTACGAGCAGGCCTTCAGAGAGCAGTGGGAGAGGACGTGGATTAGCCAGACATGTAAGACGTATGCTGTGCCATGTCCTGTCCAGAACCACCCCAACATGAGCCCTGACTTCACTGTCTTCATGATAAAGTATCTCATGACACTCATTGTGGGCATCACCTCCGGATTTTGGATCTGGTCTGGGAAGACACTCAACTCCTGGAGGAGGTTTTACACAAGACTGGCCAACAGTAAACAGGGTGAGACCACAGTGTAG